In the Pristiophorus japonicus isolate sPriJap1 chromosome 5, sPriJap1.hap1, whole genome shotgun sequence genome, one interval contains:
- the skida1 gene encoding SKI/DACH domain-containing protein 1 encodes MGDLETGYEEVDGVRLGYLIIKGKQMFALSQVFTNLLKNIPRTTVHKRMDHLNVKKHHCDLEELRKLKAINSIAFHAAKCTLISREDVEALYTSCKTERVLKTKRRKINRTLLSTELKQEKTPTDRYASFLKENKVWLSLNGKAQPLAGMSKALQGDGSSLPASNLPQFYSKFTSHSYTEMVRSHCKTPQNYETAEISSNCVAFHTNHSLFRSMICRHPVFYQSAIAYYPKSPNATGLTYYFRRKSSCEITQKHLGSSSTAKRVLLTAAAPKSCKTKGGDQCLNKFHLVSGLHCNQGPLQESCSSDSESSSFSDRVDNDSDFGSSLSSSSNSLSSDEEEEDSVSESSDVTSASDEDSSSESDSSSVSSQVSVQSIRFRRTSFSSICSKPLVLTQPSFHYQFQAKNNNVVYETTGSDLLEGRTSHCNLKSATIVKRNEQNWTIKSHNVCCSTGYGSCFAEINNNRISELAFPHSEISHYLKRTDSTINCAKEGGPAPSPKGNTEFPQQRTLTESKKCLGASISHCAEENNVTIVSEPADNDSPLAVNVEKESRIGNFIELSSAFQSLNTDSSQGPAVHIQSDGADMGKAIMHNITVKLEENSCEEEYGYVTQQPRKKLKYACNVSKQAATTLSENKIPDCFSTKAKESYVCTEKATTFQNAPRRSEDLQRTLNIPVLEDCEFRNGARIRRNYRTLVLGKQHTLQSSSVKTIVKSENPRLTGKTDVHEGTLEEFAGTNKRKRVANGVASTVKRPFNFMANFPSPPSLIIGNDGDLCPAYSLNSTKDPEAPQKAHPVWKWQMGGAAIPLPPSHKFRRFNL; translated from the coding sequence ATGGGAGACTTGGAGACGGGTTATGAAGAGGTGGATGGCGTGAGACTTGGTTATCTTATAATTAAGGGGAAACAAATGTTTGCGCTTTCTCAAGTATTCACTAATCTGCTGAAAAATATACCCAGGACAACCGTACACAAAAGGATGGACCATCTAAACGTGAAGAAACATCACTGCGATTTGGAAGAATTACGAAAACTCAAGGCAATAAATTCTATTGCTTTTCATGCAGCTAAATGCACTCTAATTTCTCGGGAAGACGTGGAAGCCCTGTACACTTCGTGCAAAACTGAGCGAGTTCTTAAGACCAAGAGGAGAAAAATAAACAGAACCTTATTATCAACCGAACTCAAACAGGAGAAAACTCCCACTGATCGCTACGCAAGTTTTTTGAAAGAGAACAAAGTTTGGTTGAGTTTGAATGGAAAAGCTCAGCCTTTGGCTGGAATGAGCAAGGCTTTGCAAGGAGACGGCAGCTCGCTACCGGCCTCCAATCTACCTCAATTCTACAGCAAATTTACCAGCCACAGTTACACTGAAATGGTCCGATCACATTGCAAAACCCCCCAAAACTACGAAACTGCTGAAATATCAAGCAACTGTGTAGCATTTCATACAAATCACTCCTTATTTCGGAGCATGATTTGCAGGCATCCCGTATTTTACCAATCCGCCATCGCCTATTACCCCAAGTCTCCAAACGCTACCGGTTTGACGTATTATTTCAGGCGCAAAAGTTCGTGCGAAATCACTCAAAAACATTTGGGGAGTTCAAGCACCGCCAAACGAGTCTTGTTGACGGCAGCTGCTCCTAAATCTTGCAAAACTAAAGGAGGGGATCAGTGCTTGAATAAATTTCATCTTGTCAGCGGACTGCATTGTAACCAGGGGCCCTTGCAGGAAAGCTGCAGCAGCGATTCGGAGTCGAGCTCCTTCTCCGATCGCGTAGACAACGACTCGGACTTTGGGTCAAGTTTGTCGAGTTCCAGCAACTCACTTTCTTCGGACGAAGAAGAGGAGGACTCGGTGTCCGAATCCTCCGACGTAACCTCGGCCAGTGACGAAGACAGCTCGTCCGAATCTGATTCTAGCTCCGTTTCCAGCCAAGTTTCGGTTCAAAGCATACGATTCAGGCGCACCAGTTTCTCGAGCATCTGCAGCAAGCCTCTTGTCTTAACGCAGCCGAGTTTCCACTACCAATTCCAAGCCAAAAACAATAATGTCGTGTATGAAACAACCGGTAGCGATCTCCTAGAAGGGAGAACTTCGCATTGTAATTTAAAGTCCGCCACTATTGTTAAGAGAAACGAGCAGAACTGGACGATTAAGTCACATAACGTATGCTGCTCAACTGGCTATGGAAGTTGCTTTGCCGAGATAAATAATAATAGGATATCTGAGCTCGCATTCCCACACTCTGAAATCTCACATTATTTAAAGAGGACTGATTCGACAATTAACTGTGCTAAAGAAGGAGGCCCTGCACCTAGCCCAAAGGGAAACACCGAGTTTCCACAACAAAGAACATTAACAGAGTCAAAGAAATGTCTTGGAGCATCTATATCACACTGTGCGGAAGAAAACAATGTGACAATAGTTTCCGAGCCTGCAGACAATGATTCTCCATTAGCAGTAAATGTAGAAAAAGAATCGAGAATCGGCAATTTCATCGAACTGTCCTCAGCTTTCCAGAGTTTAAACACGGACAGCAGCCAGGGTCCCGCCGTCCATATCCAGAGTGACGGTGCAGACATGGGGAAAGCGATTATGCACAATATTACAGTCAAATTAGAAGAAAATAGCTGCGAGGAAGAGTACGGCTATGTGACTCAGCAGCCTAGAAAGAAACTCAAGTATGCGTGCAATGTATCGAAGCAAGCAGCGACCACTTTAAGTGAAAATAAAATACCAGACTGTTTTTCGACAAAAGCCAAGGAAAGCTATGTGTGCACTGAAAAAGCCACCACTTTCCAAAACGCACCCAGACGAAGCGAAGACCTTCAACGCACTTTAAACATTCCAGTATTAGAGGACTGCGAATTTCGAAATGGTGCAAGAATAAGAAGGAATTACAGGACTTTAGTGTTGGGGAAACAGCACACTTTACAAAGCTCGTCAGTCAAAACAATTGTGAAATCAGAGAATCCGCGTCTTACAGGTAAAACAGATGTGCATGAAGGAACACTAGAAGAATTTGCTGGTACAAATAAACGTAAACGAGTAGCCAATGGTGTAGCATCCACGGTGAAAAGGCCATTTAATTTCATGGCAAATTTTCCCTCTCCACCGTCACTAATTATTGGCAACGATGGGGATTTGTGCCCTGCGTATTCACTGAACTCTACTAAGGATCCTGAAGCACCTCAGAAGGCCCATCCCGTGTGGAAATGGCAGATGGGTGGTGCTGCAATACCTCTCCCGCCTAGCCATAAATTCAGACGATTTAACTTATGA